A DNA window from Phoenix dactylifera cultivar Barhee BC4 chromosome 13, palm_55x_up_171113_PBpolish2nd_filt_p, whole genome shotgun sequence contains the following coding sequences:
- the LOC120112903 gene encoding protein transport protein Sec61 subunit beta-like yields MARGSQSQASSNAGGARPVTVGPRGSAAAAAGMRRRRLGAGGGGGGGASAGGFSGGGSNMLRFYTDDAPGLKMTPTVVLVMSLCFIGFVTALHVFGKLYRYRSTATGGS; encoded by the coding sequence ATGGCGAGGGGTTCGCAGTCGCAGGCATCGTCGAACGCGGGGGGTGCGCGGCCGGTGACGGTGGGGCCGCGGGggtcggcggcggcggccgcggggaTGCGGAGGAGGAGGCtgggggccggcggcggcggcgggggaggggCCTCCGCTGGCGGGTTCTCCGGCGGAGGGAGCAACATGCTGAGGTTTTACACCGACGACGCCCCGGGGCTCAAGATGACGCCCACGGTCGTGCTGGTGATGAGTCTCTGCTTCATCGGCTTCGTTACGGCCCTCCACGTCTTCGGCAAGCTCTACCGCTATCGATCCACGGCTACCGGCGGTTCTTGA